Proteins from a genomic interval of candidate division KSB1 bacterium:
- a CDS encoding tetratricopeptide repeat protein: protein MNSKSTKTALWLTSFAFSSIFLLGCGASRQSANVSEEAINLDELLGEDEMSQASNESEQAEVLRLLGITPAEPQPKNADFTTINQEQDPDGLQADVDLLKQELSEKDKEITQLRSELTEKEFKISDLESKTNIPAQNPSIPFSGQPSEPSPQFKSRYQNALNQFKTRNYNEAISLFSELLLSEPNNSLADNCQYWIGECYYGLENYNQAITEFEKIFSFPNSNKSDDAQLKLGLCYVRLGDMNQARAEFDRLLAIHPNSEYVSLAQKYIAEM, encoded by the coding sequence GTGAACTCCAAATCTACTAAAACAGCTCTTTGGTTGACTAGTTTTGCGTTCTCATCTATTTTTTTATTAGGATGTGGGGCTTCCAGGCAAAGCGCCAACGTTTCTGAAGAAGCGATTAATCTTGACGAATTGCTGGGTGAAGATGAGATGAGTCAGGCTAGCAACGAGTCAGAGCAAGCTGAGGTTTTAAGACTTTTAGGAATCACTCCAGCAGAGCCACAACCTAAAAACGCCGACTTCACCACTATTAATCAGGAACAGGACCCGGATGGCTTGCAAGCCGATGTCGATCTGTTGAAGCAGGAACTTTCGGAAAAAGATAAAGAGATTACTCAGCTAAGATCAGAACTTACGGAGAAAGAATTTAAAATAAGCGATTTAGAATCGAAAACCAACATACCTGCTCAGAATCCAAGCATCCCGTTCAGCGGTCAACCCTCAGAACCTTCTCCCCAATTCAAGTCTCGATATCAGAATGCATTGAATCAATTCAAAACACGGAATTATAATGAAGCAATTTCTCTTTTTAGTGAGTTGCTTTTGAGTGAACCAAATAATTCTCTCGCGGACAATTGTCAGTATTGGATAGGCGAATGTTACTATGGGCTTGAAAATTATAATCAAGCCATTACAGAATTTGAGAAAATCTTTTCATTCCCAAACTCAAATAAAAGCGACGATGCCCAACTTAAATTAGGGCTTTGTTATGTTAGACTGGGTGATATGAACCAGGCTCGGGCTGAATTTGATCGTTTGTTGGCAATCCATCCAAACAGTGAATATGTATCGCTAGCGCAAAAATATATCGCTGAAATGTAA
- the galT gene encoding galactose-1-phosphate uridylyltransferase, producing the protein MSELRKDPIVGRWVIIATERGKRPSDWANEPSMKAGGLCPFCPGNEDKTPPEIMAIRPMSDQRDIPGWEVRVVPNKFPALQIEGSLAPRGNGIYDTINGIGAHEVVIETPNHASDLADLSEKNFHDILLIFRDRTRDLKKDSRFKYILIFKNHGAAAGASLEHTHSQLIATPIVPKRVMEELEGSKRFYNFKERCIYCDIIQQEKKSQNRIVSVENSYIVIEPFAPRFPFETWILPQQHYSHFEDMPDQMYSELVKVLQDTLVRINKSLGYPPYNFILHTSPVQEPALPEYHWHFEIIPKLSKVAGFEWGSGFYINPTSPESAARYLSEVKL; encoded by the coding sequence ATGTCGGAATTGAGAAAGGACCCTATAGTCGGCCGCTGGGTTATTATTGCAACTGAACGAGGCAAGCGTCCTTCTGATTGGGCGAATGAACCTAGCATGAAAGCTGGAGGCTTGTGTCCTTTTTGCCCTGGCAACGAAGATAAAACCCCTCCTGAAATCATGGCAATTAGACCCATGAGTGATCAGAGAGATATTCCAGGATGGGAAGTCAGGGTTGTTCCGAACAAATTCCCAGCTCTTCAAATTGAAGGAAGCCTAGCACCAAGGGGTAATGGAATTTACGATACTATAAATGGCATAGGGGCTCATGAGGTTGTGATTGAAACACCCAACCATGCTTCCGATCTTGCCGATCTAAGTGAGAAGAATTTTCATGATATTTTGTTGATTTTTAGAGATAGGACCCGTGACTTAAAAAAAGATTCAAGATTTAAATATATATTAATTTTTAAAAACCACGGAGCAGCTGCGGGAGCTTCGTTGGAGCATACTCATTCCCAACTCATTGCTACTCCGATTGTACCCAAAAGGGTAATGGAGGAGTTGGAAGGCAGTAAACGCTTTTATAATTTTAAAGAGCGGTGCATTTATTGTGATATCATTCAGCAAGAGAAAAAATCACAAAATCGTATTGTCTCAGTTGAAAATTCATATATAGTCATTGAGCCATTTGCTCCTCGATTTCCATTTGAAACCTGGATTTTGCCACAACAACATTACTCTCATTTTGAAGATATGCCAGATCAAATGTATAGCGAACTGGTTAAAGTATTGCAAGACACTCTGGTTCGAATTAATAAGTCATTGGGTTATCCACCTTATAATTTTATTCTTCATACTTCTCCGGTTCAGGAACCCGCATTACCGGAATATCATTGGCATTTTGAAATAATACCAAAATTGTCAAAAGTAGCGGGGTTTGAATGGGGTTCCGGATTTTACATCAATCCAACTTCGCCTGAGTCAGCCGCTCGGTATTTAAGTGAAGTTAAACTTTGA